From a single Nostoc sp. MS1 genomic region:
- the mgtE gene encoding magnesium transporter → MLTQDVRNALDVADLNQLKCDLNQLQPVDVGDYIAELPEKQRAIAFRLLNKDQAIDVFEYLPTEIQEELINSLHDAQVVQLVEDMSPDERAELFDELPAGVIKRLLKELSPEQRQATATILGYPEGTAGRVMTTEYVRLREGLTVGEALSKIRRQDEDKETIYYAYVTDDNRKLVRVVSLRQLLFTFPEVRIRDISSDRVVKVKTDTPQEEVAQVMKRYDLIAIPVVDREERLVGIITIDDVVDILEEEATEDIQKLAGVGGDEAALSPPLLTIRNRLPWLLGIMALYIGAASAIAPFQPIISAVPLLAVIMPIFSNTGGTVGIQALTVTIRGLGIGEVTPKDTMKILRKELIAGLGTAVVLGITMFALSLIWAKPQDRWVAVVAGGVMATNTMVAVTLGTLLPMALKRLKLDPALVSGPLVTTLLDTIGFLTFLTLISTALNVFHFTT, encoded by the coding sequence ATGCTCACACAGGATGTTCGCAATGCGTTAGATGTTGCTGACTTAAACCAGCTTAAATGCGACCTAAATCAGTTACAACCCGTAGATGTAGGAGACTATATTGCTGAGTTGCCAGAAAAGCAAAGAGCGATCGCTTTTCGGCTACTTAACAAAGATCAAGCAATTGATGTATTTGAGTATTTACCAACAGAAATTCAAGAAGAATTAATTAACTCCCTACATGACGCGCAAGTAGTCCAACTTGTAGAGGATATGAGTCCTGATGAACGGGCAGAACTATTCGATGAACTGCCGGCTGGGGTAATTAAGCGCTTATTAAAGGAACTAAGTCCAGAACAAAGACAAGCTACCGCCACCATTCTCGGCTATCCCGAAGGTACAGCCGGGCGGGTGATGACTACAGAATACGTCCGGTTGCGCGAAGGCTTGACAGTAGGAGAAGCCCTGAGCAAAATTCGCCGCCAAGACGAAGATAAAGAAACGATTTACTACGCCTACGTTACCGACGACAACCGCAAACTAGTGCGAGTGGTTTCCTTGCGGCAACTATTATTCACCTTTCCCGAAGTGCGGATTCGTGATATATCTAGCGATCGCGTAGTTAAAGTCAAAACCGATACACCCCAAGAAGAAGTAGCGCAAGTCATGAAACGCTACGACTTAATCGCCATCCCTGTAGTTGATAGGGAAGAGCGATTAGTCGGTATCATTACCATTGATGACGTAGTTGATATTTTAGAAGAAGAAGCTACAGAAGATATTCAAAAATTAGCAGGTGTAGGCGGTGATGAAGCCGCCTTATCTCCGCCACTACTCACCATCCGTAACCGCTTACCCTGGTTATTAGGGATTATGGCATTGTATATTGGCGCAGCCAGTGCGATCGCTCCCTTTCAGCCAATCATTTCTGCCGTACCATTACTAGCCGTAATCATGCCCATATTTTCCAATACAGGCGGTACAGTTGGCATTCAAGCATTAACAGTTACCATTCGTGGCTTAGGCATAGGTGAAGTCACACCCAAAGACACCATGAAAATCCTGCGAAAAGAACTTATTGCAGGTTTAGGCACGGCGGTAGTTTTAGGTATAACAATGTTTGCATTGTCCCTAATTTGGGCAAAACCTCAAGACCGTTGGGTGGCTGTAGTCGCCGGAGGAGTCATGGCAACTAACACAATGGTAGCTGTTACCCTTGGTACTTTATTACCAATGGCATTAAAACGCCTGAAACTAGACCCCGCCCTAGTTAGCGGCCCCCTAGTCACCACATTGCTAGACACCATCGGCTTCTTAACCTTCCTCACCCTAATTTCCACAGCCTTGAATGTCTTTCATTTCACAACTTGA
- a CDS encoding IS630 family transposase (programmed frameshift) has translation MAKKYIVDLNEEEVSQLQAIIKKGKHKARTITRANILLMASEGETDQAIASIVRAHVATVQRIREKFVIGGLDFALKDEVHPPKPKKLDEKQEAFLIATACSNPPVGRVRWTMQLLADHLVNVGIIDSISDETVRQTLKKNEIKPWLKQQWCIPEVNAEYVFRMEDVLDLYNEPYDPKRPVVCFDERPYQLVEEVRLPLPPEPEQPERYDFEYKRNGTVNLFACFQPLAGWRHIEVTERRTKVDFAKQMKNLVDVCYQDADVIRLVVDNLNIHTPSALYEVFPPEEARRIIQKLEFHYTPKHASWLNQVEIELSVLSRQCLERRIPNAETLTSEIAAWEKQRNQQKASVYWGFQTKDARRKMQRLYPTLT, from the exons ATGGCGAAAAAGTACATTGTTGACTTGAATGAAGAGGAAGTTTCTCAGCTACAAGCAATAATTAAAAAAGGTAAACACAAAGCAAGAACCATAACCCGTGCAAACATTCTTCTAATGGCTTCTGAAGGAGAAACGGATCAAGCGATCGCTAGCATAGTTAGAGCGCATGTTGCAACAGTGCAACGAATACGAGAAAAATTTGTCATTGGGGGGTTAGATTTTGCTTTAAAGGATGAAGTTCATCCACCAAAACCTAAAAAGTTAGATGAAAAACAAGAAGCATTTTTAATTGCCACTGCTTGTTCCAATCCACCAGTTGGAAGAGTACGTTGGACAATGCAATTATTAGCGGATCATTTAGTGAACGTTGGTATCATAGATTCAATTTCGGACGAAACAGTGCGTCAAACTTTAAAAAAAA ATGAAATCAAACCGTGGTTAAAACAACAGTGGTGCATTCCTGAAGTTAACGCAGAATATGTTTTCCGAATGGAAGATGTGTTGGATTTATACAATGAGCCTTATGATCCTAAACGTCCTGTAGTCTGCTTTGATGAACGTCCCTACCAACTAGTAGAAGAAGTAAGACTTCCTTTGCCACCAGAGCCGGAGCAGCCTGAACGTTATGATTTCGAGTATAAACGTAACGGGACAGTAAATTTATTTGCGTGTTTTCAACCCTTGGCAGGTTGGCGGCATATCGAAGTTACAGAACGTCGAACTAAAGTCGATTTTGCTAAACAGATGAAAAATTTAGTAGATGTTTGCTACCAAGATGCTGATGTTATTCGTTTGGTAGTTGATAACCTGAATATTCATACTCCCAGCGCATTATATGAAGTTTTTCCACCAGAAGAAGCACGTCGAATTATTCAAAAATTAGAGTTTCACTATACTCCTAAGCACGCTTCTTGGTTGAATCAAGTAGAAATTGAATTATCTGTTTTATCCCGCCAATGTTTAGAACGGCGTATTCCTAATGCAGAAACATTAACTTCTGAGATTGCCGCTTGGGAGAAACAACGTAATCAGCAAAAAGCCAGTGTCTATTGGGGTTTCCAAACCAAAGATGCTCGCCGAAAAATGCAGCGTTTATATCCAACTCTAACCTAG
- a CDS encoding transposase: MRILGLDVCKSSVVGWLLDTEETLPKSFREYFRKNRRPKDNDPLTFSANITGVTQLIELKPDAIILEPTGIHYSWIWAHICSIEKIEVRWVGHAEVKHFRKQNKLPDKNDQADAAALALYAFTHWHNDEFFLHFNAGNVARLRELWLQLQSINRIQSAPINRVRQQLAKEFPEAALSASKVADDGMVPLWAWLAGQERNTKRKSQYYDRLYAKSIAPKYGVNISDFSRTLANLLCDLRDWENKIEAEIGQLLSVPEFMNYRKVMTRFGIGDRQQALFISQIYPITKFESLGRFKRRLGMAKDEESSGDKESHKTGGSQLCRSQLYLWVYNRIAPAHARPQNDVGQKLGEFYDQRKSQFQDNPELWKAKALARTQKKAMDELRRSLKESLLPMLPKDQQPQIEAILNLTLQNMQLSLEGSLADKTSDVKEREIKRGFGNLVISQTAAYGLRLLFKELKRTV; the protein is encoded by the coding sequence ATGAGAATACTAGGCTTAGACGTTTGCAAGAGTAGCGTCGTTGGTTGGTTGCTTGATACTGAAGAAACCCTCCCGAAAAGTTTTCGGGAATACTTCAGAAAAAACCGCCGACCGAAGGATAATGACCCGTTAACATTCAGCGCGAATATTACAGGTGTAACTCAACTAATTGAATTAAAACCTGATGCCATTATCCTAGAACCAACAGGTATACATTACAGTTGGATTTGGGCGCACATTTGCAGCATTGAAAAGATAGAAGTTCGCTGGGTAGGTCATGCGGAAGTTAAACATTTCCGCAAACAAAATAAACTTCCCGACAAGAATGACCAAGCTGATGCAGCAGCCCTCGCTCTTTATGCCTTCACCCATTGGCATAATGACGAGTTCTTCTTACATTTCAATGCTGGAAATGTGGCGCGATTGAGAGAACTATGGTTACAGCTTCAGTCAATCAATCGTATCCAATCAGCCCCAATTAACCGAGTTCGCCAACAGTTAGCTAAAGAGTTCCCCGAAGCTGCACTATCAGCTAGTAAAGTCGCTGATGATGGTATGGTTCCTTTGTGGGCATGGCTCGCCGGCCAAGAAAGAAACACTAAGCGTAAATCCCAGTATTACGACCGACTTTACGCCAAATCCATCGCCCCAAAATACGGGGTCAATATTTCCGACTTCTCCCGTACCCTAGCAAATCTGTTGTGTGACCTGCGTGATTGGGAAAATAAGATAGAAGCTGAAATTGGGCAACTACTAAGCGTTCCAGAGTTTATGAACTATCGTAAAGTCATGACTCGCTTCGGAATAGGTGACAGGCAACAAGCACTTTTTATTTCCCAAATTTACCCCATCACCAAATTTGAATCACTGGGGAGATTTAAAAGGCGGCTGGGCATGGCCAAAGATGAGGAATCATCTGGTGATAAGGAATCTCACAAGACCGGCGGGTCACAACTTTGTCGCTCACAGCTGTACTTATGGGTTTATAACCGCATTGCCCCGGCTCACGCTAGACCACAGAATGATGTTGGTCAAAAATTGGGTGAATTTTACGATCAGCGTAAATCCCAGTTTCAAGACAACCCCGAACTGTGGAAAGCCAAAGCTTTGGCTAGAACTCAGAAAAAAGCAATGGATGAACTGCGGCGATCGCTCAAAGAATCATTATTGCCCATGCTGCCCAAAGACCAGCAACCACAGATTGAGGCTATCCTCAACCTGACACTGCAAAATATGCAGCTATCACTTGAGGGGTCACTTGCTGATAAAACTTCAGATGTTAAGGAGCGTGAAATTAAACGTGGTTTTGGCAATTTAGTTATTAGTCAAACTGCTGCTTACGGTCTACGACTGCTATTTAAGGAACTGAAGCGGACTGTATGA
- a CDS encoding DMT family transporter produces the protein MLTVLLSSFVLTFHNVTVRVLFSEHLVLGLFVLGGYVKPDLQNSFLLMFMRMLLVVPLMAALAFKLYPSAGKEFQELFSRERFDVLIQALGCGILMFIYIAALYVAIGLIPTGIALTLFFTYPVFTALLAWKFFGDRPSVFRWLVMGIILIGGVLTIPQSSSSYSSNNIAIGTFASLSAGVVYAFYNVIAQKCMERFHPVPFTWISFASTLLLSGVSLLLFSPADSQFDWTPLWIGSIFSGIVSFIGHTLNNSGIRMIGATKASIVGSSSPALTALVAWATISETLSLIQSLGIVVVTLGIALLSGEGFFRNLKNGS, from the coding sequence ATGCTGACAGTTTTACTATCTTCCTTTGTGTTGACGTTTCATAACGTCACTGTGCGAGTTTTGTTTTCCGAACATCTCGTATTAGGTCTATTTGTATTAGGTGGATACGTAAAACCAGATTTACAAAATTCCTTCCTGTTAATGTTTATGCGAATGCTGCTAGTGGTTCCTCTCATGGCGGCTTTAGCATTTAAGTTATATCCATCTGCTGGGAAGGAATTTCAAGAGTTATTTTCCAGGGAACGCTTCGATGTTCTTATCCAAGCGCTTGGTTGTGGGATATTAATGTTTATTTATATTGCTGCGCTCTATGTTGCTATTGGTTTGATTCCCACAGGAATTGCTTTGACATTATTCTTTACCTATCCTGTATTTACGGCGCTGCTGGCTTGGAAATTTTTTGGCGATCGCCCTAGTGTGTTCCGTTGGCTAGTCATGGGGATTATTCTTATCGGTGGTGTGTTGACAATTCCCCAATCCTCTAGTAGTTACAGCAGTAATAATATTGCGATCGGCACTTTCGCCAGCCTTAGTGCTGGGGTGGTTTACGCCTTCTATAATGTCATCGCTCAAAAATGTATGGAACGATTTCATCCAGTTCCATTTACTTGGATTAGTTTTGCCTCTACTTTGCTGCTTTCTGGTGTTAGTTTACTGCTTTTTTCTCCGGCTGATTCTCAATTTGACTGGACTCCCCTTTGGATTGGAAGTATTTTTTCTGGTATCGTTAGTTTTATAGGACACACTCTAAATAATTCAGGGATTCGCATGATTGGGGCAACAAAAGCTTCTATCGTCGGTTCTAGTAGTCCAGCTTTGACAGCGTTAGTTGCATGGGCAACCATTAGCGAGACTTTAAGCCTGATTCAGAGTTTAGGAATTGTTGTAGTCACCTTGGGAATTGCATTGTTAAGCGGAGAAGGTTTTTTCCGTAATCTAAAAAATGGTAGTTAA
- a CDS encoding SDR family oxidoreductase: MSLELNLTGKTAIVTGGSAGIGLAIAKALYSEGVNVAIAARNPERLENAVSAIQSLPTPGAKVISINADLTQAESVNQVVSTTLAQFGQIDILINNAGSARAGSFLELSDDVFLDTWNLKLLGYIRLVKAVVPHQKDRRDGRIVNIIGGAGRTPRPSFLPGGTTNAALLNFTRGISKELAEYNIRINAISPGATATERAEHLAEQNAQARGITVEQAKAETLQSIPLKRIAQPEEIAALALFLVSDLAASITGAEILVDGGSTPGV; this comes from the coding sequence ATGAGCTTAGAACTAAACCTAACAGGTAAAACAGCGATAGTTACAGGAGGAAGTGCGGGGATTGGATTGGCGATCGCCAAAGCTCTTTATAGTGAAGGTGTGAATGTAGCGATCGCAGCTCGTAACCCAGAGAGGCTAGAGAATGCCGTTAGTGCTATCCAATCCTTACCCACACCAGGGGCAAAAGTAATTTCTATCAATGCTGATTTAACTCAAGCAGAGAGTGTTAATCAAGTCGTATCAACCACCTTGGCTCAGTTTGGGCAAATTGATATCTTGATTAACAACGCAGGTTCGGCTCGTGCTGGCTCATTCCTCGAACTGAGCGATGATGTATTTCTAGATACTTGGAACCTAAAGTTACTCGGCTACATTCGTTTGGTTAAAGCCGTTGTTCCCCATCAAAAAGACCGCCGTGATGGACGCATCGTCAATATTATCGGTGGTGCTGGACGTACACCCCGCCCCAGCTTTCTTCCTGGTGGCACAACCAACGCCGCCCTCCTCAACTTTACGCGGGGCATTTCCAAAGAACTAGCCGAGTACAACATTCGCATCAATGCCATATCCCCAGGCGCTACAGCTACAGAACGGGCTGAACATTTAGCCGAACAAAACGCCCAAGCCCGTGGTATCACGGTTGAGCAAGCCAAGGCAGAAACCTTACAAAGCATTCCCCTCAAGAGAATCGCCCAGCCAGAAGAAATTGCTGCACTGGCATTATTTTTAGTGTCCGACCTCGCGGCATCGATTACAGGTGCAGAGATTCTTGTTGATGGTGGAAGTACACCGGGGGTTTAA
- a CDS encoding glutathione S-transferase family protein, producing MKLLYTEKSQYARIVRVAIIELNLADRIELQKVTVRDPKSEILNYNPAGKVPTLVTDDGFILSETRIIVNYLNQLNPEIRIVSDYSDGFYQQLEGFTTAFIDGISIWTRERLFRAENEQSPNVIELERSRALKILDYFEKIADKLDQTPKLAHITLASALGLEIRLPELQWRTNYPKVAQWYDEFSQRPSLQATKPES from the coding sequence ATGAAACTTCTTTACACAGAAAAATCTCAATACGCTCGCATAGTCAGGGTTGCAATTATTGAACTAAATTTAGCTGACCGAATAGAATTGCAGAAAGTCACAGTACGCGACCCCAAAAGCGAAATACTCAATTACAACCCAGCAGGTAAAGTACCAACTTTAGTGACTGATGACGGATTTATCTTGAGCGAAACGCGAATTATCGTCAATTATCTCAATCAATTGAATCCAGAAATTAGAATTGTCTCAGATTATTCTGATGGATTTTACCAGCAGCTTGAAGGCTTTACCACCGCATTCATTGATGGTATTAGTATTTGGACAAGAGAACGTTTATTTCGTGCCGAGAATGAGCAATCGCCTAATGTAATAGAGTTAGAGCGATCGCGTGCTTTAAAAATTCTAGATTACTTTGAGAAAATTGCCGATAAACTTGACCAAACTCCCAAACTAGCTCATATCACTCTCGCCTCTGCATTAGGATTAGAAATTCGTCTACCTGAACTGCAATGGCGAACAAATTATCCCAAAGTCGCCCAGTGGTATGATGAATTTTCTCAGCGACCATCCCTACAAGCAACAAAGCCAGAGTCATAA
- a CDS encoding DUF6671 family protein, whose translation MNYQQLFSDRLAVLATMHQKEKVIAPLLEQTLGVKTLVPQNFNTDIFGTFTREVKRPGTQIEAARIKAEKALELTGESLAIASEGSFAPHPLVPYISSNREIVILIDKIHNLEIIGEEFSTDTNFNHQVIKNLDEAFVFAQKSGFPEHGLVVWFESPEKRCNEIIKGILKEIDLIEAVTFALHNSADGKVNIETDMRAMYNPTRMKNIAKATHSLLKKISSCCPQCNTPGFEITERIPGLPCELCQTPTNLTLRVIYQCKKCGFRQDKLFPNGQEFADPAQCMYCNP comes from the coding sequence ATGAATTATCAGCAATTATTTAGCGATCGCCTAGCTGTATTGGCGACAATGCACCAAAAAGAAAAAGTAATTGCTCCCCTATTAGAACAGACATTAGGTGTAAAAACTTTAGTACCGCAAAATTTTAATACAGATATTTTCGGCACGTTTACCAGAGAAGTTAAACGCCCAGGTACGCAAATAGAAGCAGCAAGAATAAAAGCCGAGAAAGCTTTAGAATTAACAGGCGAAAGTTTAGCGATCGCCAGTGAAGGTAGTTTCGCCCCTCATCCATTAGTTCCTTATATTTCTTCTAATCGAGAAATCGTAATTCTCATAGATAAAATTCATAACCTAGAAATTATTGGTGAAGAATTTTCAACAGATACTAATTTTAACCACCAAGTTATAAAAAATCTCGATGAAGCATTTGTTTTTGCTCAAAAAAGTGGTTTTCCTGAACATGGGTTAGTTGTTTGGTTTGAAAGCCCAGAAAAAAGATGTAATGAGATAATTAAAGGTATTCTTAAAGAGATAGATTTAATAGAGGCTGTTACTTTTGCCTTGCATAACTCAGCCGATGGTAAGGTAAATATTGAGACAGATATGCGGGCAATGTACAACCCCACCCGCATGAAAAATATTGCAAAAGCAACCCATAGTTTACTCAAGAAAATCAGTAGTTGTTGCCCGCAATGTAATACACCTGGATTTGAAATTACAGAAAGAATCCCAGGCTTACCATGTGAACTGTGTCAAACGCCTACTAACCTCACGCTCAGAGTAATTTACCAATGTAAAAAGTGCGGTTTTAGGCAAGACAAGCTGTTTCCTAATGGTCAAGAATTTGCTGATCCGGCTCAGTGTATGTACTGCAATCCTTAA
- a CDS encoding TauD/TfdA dioxygenase family protein, producing the protein MGSQYFDIKPIAGRIGAKIIGVDLSSNLSDEIISDIRKALVQYKVIFFRGQNLDAKGQVAFARRFGEVTTAHPTVPSLADNPEVLDLNYGKTVARANNWHTDVTFVDRPPLGSVLRALVIPPAGGDTIWANSVTAYEDLPTHLRNLADQLWAVHSNAYDYAAAVVDLPEEIRAYRAVFTSTVYETLHPVVRVHPESGERGLFIGGFVRRIRGLSQDESNEIIKLLQAYVTRPENTVRWRWQEGDVAFWDNRATQHYAIADYGNQARHVQRVTIVGDIPVGIDGKQSEAIKGDSSAYNRREAEPALV; encoded by the coding sequence ATGGGTTCACAATATTTTGATATCAAACCAATTGCTGGACGTATCGGTGCAAAAATTATTGGTGTTGATTTGAGTAGCAATCTCAGCGATGAAATCATCAGCGATATTCGCAAGGCTTTAGTTCAATATAAAGTCATCTTCTTCAGAGGACAAAACCTTGATGCTAAGGGACAAGTAGCGTTTGCGCGTCGGTTTGGGGAAGTGACGACAGCACACCCCACCGTCCCTTCTCTTGCGGATAACCCAGAAGTTCTTGACCTGAACTACGGCAAAACGGTGGCTCGTGCGAATAACTGGCACACTGATGTTACTTTTGTAGACCGTCCACCTTTGGGTTCGGTGTTACGGGCGCTAGTTATTCCTCCGGCTGGCGGTGATACCATCTGGGCAAACTCTGTAACTGCATACGAAGATTTACCAACTCATCTGCGTAATCTTGCTGATCAACTCTGGGCAGTACATAGCAATGCCTACGACTATGCGGCCGCCGTAGTTGATCTACCAGAAGAAATCAGAGCTTACCGGGCTGTCTTTACCTCAACTGTGTACGAAACCTTACACCCGGTTGTGCGCGTGCATCCTGAGTCTGGCGAACGTGGCTTATTTATCGGTGGTTTTGTTCGCCGGATTCGTGGGTTATCTCAGGATGAGTCCAACGAAATTATCAAACTACTGCAAGCTTATGTGACTCGTCCAGAAAATACAGTGCGGTGGCGTTGGCAAGAGGGGGATGTAGCTTTTTGGGATAACAGAGCTACACAACATTATGCGATCGCTGATTACGGCAACCAAGCGCGTCACGTCCAGCGTGTGACCATCGTTGGCGATATCCCAGTGGGTATTGATGGGAAACAGAGTGAAGCCATCAAGGGAGATTCTTCTGCATATAATCGCCGGGAAGCAGAACCAGCTTTAGTTTAA
- a CDS encoding HAD family hydrolase: MSVSAILFDLDGTLTDPKLGITRCFQYALSELGYKPPDADELLWCIGPPIQESFAQLLNTADPIVLKEAIALYRRRYSTIGLLENTLYPQITETLKDIHSSGYKTFVATSKPYIYANQIIEYFGLSSLFDEVYGSELDGTRAIKGELIHHILLTENLAFADVVMVGDRKHDMIGAKLHNISAIGVTYGYGTEEELRTYGADEIAHSPAEITELIIC; this comes from the coding sequence ATGTCCGTTTCCGCTATTTTATTTGATTTAGATGGTACTTTAACTGACCCAAAACTGGGAATCACTCGTTGTTTTCAGTATGCGCTTTCAGAATTAGGTTATAAACCACCGGATGCTGATGAATTGCTTTGGTGTATTGGCCCTCCTATTCAAGAGAGTTTTGCTCAACTACTAAATACTGCTGATCCTATTGTATTGAAGGAAGCGATCGCACTTTATCGGAGGCGTTATTCCACAATAGGTTTGTTAGAAAATACTCTGTATCCTCAGATTACCGAAACACTCAAGGATATTCATAGTTCTGGTTATAAAACTTTTGTAGCTACTTCTAAACCTTATATTTATGCTAATCAAATTATTGAATATTTTGGTTTATCGTCGCTCTTTGATGAGGTTTATGGTAGTGAACTTGATGGAACAAGGGCTATAAAAGGTGAGTTAATTCATCATATTTTACTCACAGAAAATCTGGCATTTGCTGATGTTGTGATGGTAGGCGATCGCAAACACGACATGATAGGAGCCAAACTGCATAATATAAGTGCGATCGGTGTCACCTACGGTTATGGAACTGAGGAAGAATTAAGGACTTATGGTGCTGATGAAATTGCTCATTCTCCAGCAGAAATTACCGAATTAATTATTTGTTGA